Genomic window (bacterium):
CGCACGCGGCGTCGTCATCGAACCCTGAACGATTCCCGGCTCTTCGATCAGCGCCGCAGCACCCGACCGGAACTCGTGCCGGAGTGCTTGCCTTCCTCGAGGAATACCTCGCCGTTGACCAGGGTCGCCCTGAAGCCCTCGGCCTTCTGGATGAAGCGGCCGCTTCCGCCCGGGAGATCGTGGACGAACTCCGGTGGCAGCACCTTCAATCGATCGAAGTCGATGATGTTCAGGTCGGCGAAGGCTCCTTCGCGCAAGACGCCCCGATCTTCGATCCCGAAGAAGGCCGCGGGCTCGGAAGTCAGCTTTTCGATGGCACGCTCCACCGGAAAGAGTTCGCGCTCCCGCACCCAGTAACTCAGCAAATAGGTAGGGAGGCTGGCGTCCATGATCTGGCCGCAGTGCGCCCCCGAGTCTGCCAGGCCGAGGAGCATGCGCGGATGCGAGAGCATCTTGCCGATGACCTCGAAGTCGTGGTTGCCGATCGGGAACAGGAAGATCGCGCGCCCGTCGCTCTCGTCGGAAATGTCGAAGAATGCCTCGACCGCGGACACACCCCGGCGTTCGGCTTCACTGGCCAGGCTGTCTTCGGGATGCACATCGTAGCGCGCGTCGCCGTTTTCGACTCGCTGCTTGTAGATCACGTGCAGGAGACCCTCCGGGACGCCTGCCGATGGGGCTTCGTCGACGAGTCGCTTTCGCGTCTGTGGATCGCGAATACTCGCCAGCCTCTGTTCGAGATCTTGACTCTTGAGATCGGCCCAGGCCGGGCCCGCGCGGTCCCAGGGCGTGTTGTTCACCAGCCCAAATAGCATTCCGAGCGAGCGAACCTGGGTCTGCCCGTAGAGTTCGGTTCCGCGACTTGCCGAAGCATCGAGCATGGCAAAGGCATCTCGCCAGCCTTCAGTATTTCCGCGGGTGTGAATATAGGAGAAGGTCACCGGTAGTCCGGTTTCCCGGGCAATATCGTCCATCATCTGGATTTCCGCGCGGTGAACTTCCGGGTCCGTGCTGTCCAGGTGCGGAACGGACTCGAATACGGGTGTTCCGTACTCGGCCATCGTGCGCGCGATCCCCATCAGCTCGTCCATATTCGCAAACGTGCCGGGGACCGGTTCTCCTTCGGGTGTTCGATGCACGTGCGTCCTCGACGTGGAAAACCCCAGAGCGCCGCGTGACATCGCTTCTGCGACGATCTTCTGCATGCCGAGGATGTCTTCTTTACTTGCGACTTTCTGACTCAACGCCCGCGTACCCATGACCCAGAAGCGCACTGCGCAATGTCCGACCATGCCACCGACATTGATGCCAAGTGGGAGGTTCTCCAGCGCATCCAGGTATTCGCCGAAGGTTTCCCAGCTCCAATTCATTCCCGCATTGATGTCGGCTGCGGGGATGTCCTCTACCGACTCCATCAGGTGCGCGAGCGTATCGCGGTCCTCCGTGTGGCAGGGTGCGAAGGTTACTCCGCAATTGCCCATGACGACGGATGTTATGCCGTGCCAGCAGGCGCTGGTCGCGAGCCCATCCCAGAAAATCTGTGCGTCGAGGTGCGCGTGGATATCGACGAACCCAGGCGTGACCAGGCAGCCATCCGCGTCGATCTCGCGTGTGCCCCGCTCGCCGATCTCGCCGATGGCCGCGATCCGATCGGCGCGAATTCCCACGTCAGCCCGAACGGGTGCACTCCCGGTCCCATCGATCACGTTGCCATTGCGAATGACGATGTCGAAGCTCAATTCGATTGCCTCCCGGGATTCTCGTCAGATAGACGAGAGGCGATCCTAACCCATCGAGAAGGCCGGCTGGGAAACCCGGGAGATTGTCGAATGGATCTCGGGAAGCGCGGATCGCGTCTTACCGGATCAAGTCGAAGAGCCTGCTATTCCTCGTACTTCAAGCCCAGGCGCACCGCGGTTTCGTCGCCCTCGATCTTGCGCCAGACGATGGTGGCTTCCACCGGCTCCAGTTTGCCTACCTGAGCGATGCAATGATGACCCGGTTGCAGGTCATTCGCTTCATCGCTGTTGTAGACGACGACCCCGCAGCCCGTACGAGACTCGTCGATGATCTCTCCCCGGATGTTGGGGCAGAACTCGGAACTGTCGAGTTTCGTCGAGATGTACGCGTGCTGGCCTTTGTCCGGGTCGAATCGGATGGCCTGTTCCGGTCGCATTCTCGGATTCATGGCGAATCCTCCCTGGTTATGTCGGCTCTCCGCCGCCTGTTTGCAGTGATCGACTGCACACGCAGGCAAGCTGAGAAGAATCAGCACCGGATCTCCCGGGCGTCTACGGGCTTTCGCGGGCTTGGCTGTGACCTGAAGGATGGCTCCGGGGTAAGGTGGCGCATGGTGCCAGCAGACAAGTGCGCCCTGATCGTCCCGCTCGACGTCGAACCGCAGAGCCTGGCCGCCTTCAGGGCGCGACACATCCTCACGCCGGCGGTCAGCTTGCCCGCGCACGTCACTCTCCGGGTTCCGCTGCCGCCGCTCCATCTTCTGGACACCGAAGGCTTGTCGGACTGGGCGGGTCGCGTTCGCGGGTTTGATTTCGAACTATCCGCGACCGAGCGTTTTGAAGGTGCAGGTGTGATCTATCTGGTCCCGGATCCCGCCCAGAGATTTCGGGAGTTGGCTCTGGAGCTGACCGCGCTCTACCCGGATCCCCCCTCTCCGTTCTCGGAACCGGTCATGCACGTTACGGCCGCGGAGGGTCACCCCGTGGATCAGCTGAGTCGTATCGAACGCGAACTCCTGGTTGAAGTCGCAGCGGATCTGCCCATCCGGGCACGAGCCGAGGAAGTCCGCCTCTACGAGAAGAGCGAGGGCACCTGGTACCTGAGGCAGCGCTACCCGTTCGCCTGATTCCGTCTCGATCGGGCGGCGATGAACCACATGCCCGAATTGCGTTTACTAGTCATATGGCTAGATTGGAGAACCAAGCTCGCTCCGGTCACGCAGACCGGGTATCCAACTACAGCCTACGAGATTTCCCCCATGCCCGAATCCACCTCCGCACCTGAACTCTTCGAGGCCCTCGACAAGATTGCCCCGGACCTGGAAGCGCTGGCGCGAGAGGCCGAGATCCTGCGCCGGGCTCCAGACGCTCTTGCCGTACTGGTCAAGAAGGCTCGCCTGCCCATGGCCAAGGTGCCTCGGGTGGTCGGTGGTTACGAGATCTCGCCGGCCGCGCAGGTCGATTACTTCGCACGCATCGCCTATCTGAACCCGACCGCGGGCTGGCTCGCCTTCGTGCAGAACGGGGTCGGGGGAATGGTCGGAGCTACGCTGCCCGAGGCCGGTCTCGCTCAGGTCTTCGCCGAGGACAGTCCGTTGTTTGCAGGCGTATCGGCACCTAGCGGCAAGAGCCGGGCCGTCGATGGCGGTTTCCGGGTCTCGGGTCGCTGGGCTTACGGGAGCGGCGTACACATCGCCGACTGGGTGTTGTTGGCGACGATCTGCGACGAGCCGGCCGGCGCCCGCTACGTACTCCTGCCTCGCGACCAGGTTGAACTCCACGACGACTGGCACGTGACCGCGCTACAGGGAACCGGCAGCGTCGACATCAGCGTGGACGATGTCTTCGTCCCGCAAGAGTTGACGGCGGATCCGACAGTTCAACAACGGGGGGGCGCCCAGTACGTGAAGCTAGGCTATCGCGGCTACATCAGCGGCGAGCACATCGGCTTCTCGTTAGGTGTTGCCCAGCGCCTGACCGACGAGGTTACGCAGCTCGCCCGCAAGAAGAAGCGTCTGCTCGATTTGAACACCATCGGCGATCGCGGCGCTTTCCAGATGGAACTCGGGAGAACCGATACCACGCTTCGCGCCACCCGTGCCTATGCGAAGAGCGAACTCGATCGTGCAATCGAGCTGGCCGAGCGCAGCGATGGGCCGCTCGATGCCTTCAACCTGGCCCGGATGAGCGCGGCGATTGGTTGGGCCCAGGAGAGTGTCAGCCAGGCTGCCATGCGTCTGTTCCCTTATGCGGGCGCGGGTGCATTGCATCTGGACAGTCCCATCCAGCGCAGCTTCCGCGAACTCATTGGTTCGGGCCAGCACATCGTCGTATCCAATGAGACCCTCGATCTCTGGGGGCACGCGCTACTGGCGGCGGGTCCGGATTCCGAGTGAGCGACGCCGTTCCGACACGCGGAAGCGAATCGGTCAAAGAAGCGCTCGTCGAGGCCGCGTGCAACGGACTCGCCGAAGTGGGTCCGCGGGCGTTGTCGACGCGCAGCCTGGCCGAGCGTGCCGGAGTCAACCACGGCCAGATCCATCACTACTTCGGGGGGAAGCGCGGTCTGCTCAAGGCCGCGATGTCGGCACTTGCTGCCGAGCACTGGTCCAATTCGCTCGAGCGCTCCGCGGGTGAGGCGATCCCGCCCGCTCTATCGCTCGCAGAGGACACTCGTTACTGGCGCGCCATCGTTCGCGCGGTGATCGAAGGGGATCTCGAACTCGCACGCGTCGAAATCGACGAAGGCATCTCGGTGCCCCGACGCGCCCTCGAAGCCATGCGCACTCGGGCCGGAGCAGCGAATGACGATCTCGACTTCAAGGCGAGAATCGGCCTGCTCATCGCCACTCAACTCGGGTATGTTGCTCTCGAACCCTTTATTAGGCTCCTCGCCGATGTCGGTGAAGCCGAGACCGACGGGTTTCGCGAGCAGGTGAAGCTACGCATGGGCGAGATGGTGTCCACCCTGGTCCGTACGGATCGATGAGTTTGCGGATCAGGCGCTGGC
Coding sequences:
- a CDS encoding amidohydrolase family protein, encoding MSFDIVIRNGNVIDGTGSAPVRADVGIRADRIAAIGEIGERGTREIDADGCLVTPGFVDIHAHLDAQIFWDGLATSACWHGITSVVMGNCGVTFAPCHTEDRDTLAHLMESVEDIPAADINAGMNWSWETFGEYLDALENLPLGINVGGMVGHCAVRFWVMGTRALSQKVASKEDILGMQKIVAEAMSRGALGFSTSRTHVHRTPEGEPVPGTFANMDELMGIARTMAEYGTPVFESVPHLDSTDPEVHRAEIQMMDDIARETGLPVTFSYIHTRGNTEGWRDAFAMLDASASRGTELYGQTQVRSLGMLFGLVNNTPWDRAGPAWADLKSQDLEQRLASIRDPQTRKRLVDEAPSAGVPEGLLHVIYKQRVENGDARYDVHPEDSLASEAERRGVSAVEAFFDISDESDGRAIFLFPIGNHDFEVIGKMLSHPRMLLGLADSGAHCGQIMDASLPTYLLSYWVRERELFPVERAIEKLTSEPAAFFGIEDRGVLREGAFADLNIIDFDRLKVLPPEFVHDLPGGSGRFIQKAEGFRATLVNGEVFLEEGKHSGTSSGRVLRR
- a CDS encoding 2'-5' RNA ligase family protein translates to MVPADKCALIVPLDVEPQSLAAFRARHILTPAVSLPAHVTLRVPLPPLHLLDTEGLSDWAGRVRGFDFELSATERFEGAGVIYLVPDPAQRFRELALELTALYPDPPSPFSEPVMHVTAAEGHPVDQLSRIERELLVEVAADLPIRARAEEVRLYEKSEGTWYLRQRYPFA
- a CDS encoding TetR family transcriptional regulator; amino-acid sequence: MSDAVPTRGSESVKEALVEAACNGLAEVGPRALSTRSLAERAGVNHGQIHHYFGGKRGLLKAAMSALAAEHWSNSLERSAGEAIPPALSLAEDTRYWRAIVRAVIEGDLELARVEIDEGISVPRRALEAMRTRAGAANDDLDFKARIGLLIATQLGYVALEPFIRLLADVGEAETDGFREQVKLRMGEMVSTLVRTDR